A part of Vulcanisaeta moutnovskia 768-28 genomic DNA contains:
- a CDS encoding TQO small subunit DoxD: MTQISKTLEKAVENFVIERYLPILRITLGWMYFSAFLRRTINVPAKLNPLSTAYVGGKLITFLPHAWQPIVGQLEWILLHPHLLYMFLLLFTAVEGLFGLLMILGLTTRLSGLVITLLAWSIGAAGGWLGPTCVDEWQIAAVEGAAALMFMFTGSRWLSIDQYLAKKYPRGLKIWKFYIPLW, translated from the coding sequence ATGACACAAATAAGCAAAACTTTAGAAAAAGCAGTAGAAAATTTCGTTATTGAAAGATATCTGCCAATTTTAAGAATTACGCTAGGCTGGATGTATTTCTCAGCGTTTCTTAGGAGGACCATTAATGTGCCTGCTAAACTTAATCCATTGTCTACAGCATATGTTGGTGGTAAGTTAATAACATTCTTACCACATGCATGGCAGCCTATCGTTGGCCAACTCGAGTGGATATTACTGCATCCACACCTACTTTACATGTTCTTACTTCTCTTCACTGCCGTTGAGGGATTGTTCGGCCTATTAATGATACTTGGCCTTACAACGAGACTATCAGGACTTGTAATAACTCTCTTAGCCTGGAGCATTGGGGCTGCTGGTGGTTGGTTGGGGCCCACGTGCGTTGATGAGTGGCAGATAGCGGCTGTTGAGGGGGCTGCTGCATTAATGTTCATGTTTACTGGTAGTAGGTGGTTATCAATAGATCAATACTTAGCGAAGAAGTACCCAAGAGGATTGAAAATATGGAAATTCTACATACCA